One window of Camelina sativa cultivar DH55 chromosome 4, Cs, whole genome shotgun sequence genomic DNA carries:
- the LOC104780283 gene encoding nitrilase 3-like isoform X2, whose translation MGAIEKDGYTLYCTALFFSPEGRFMGKHRKVMPTSLERCIWGQGDGSTIPVYDTPIGKLGAAICWENRMPLYRTALYAKGIEIYCAPTADYSLEWQASMIHIAVEGGCFVLSAHQFCKRGDFPEHPDYLFNDVVDEKHPDPTVSGGGSVIISPLGQVLAGPNYESEGLLTADLDLGDIARAKLYFDVVGHYAKPDVFNLTVNEHPKKPVTFMTKTEKAEDDSNK comes from the exons ATGGGGGCGATAGAGAAGGATGGGTATACACTCTATTGCACTGCCCTTTTCTTTAGTCCTGAAGGTCGCTTCATGGGTAAGCACCGTAAAGTCATGCCCACATCTTTGGAACGTTGCATCTGGGGTCAAGGGGACGGATCAACCATCCCCGTTTACGACACTCCTATTGGCAAACTCGGTGCTGCTATTTGCTGGGAAAATAGGATGCCCCTCTACAGAACTGCATTGTACGCCAAAG GGATTGAGATTTATTGTGCACCAACTGCTGATTATTCGTTGGAATGGCAAGCGTCGATGATTCACATTGCCGTCGAAGGTGGATGTTTCGTGTTGTCAGCGCATCAGTTCTGCAAGCGCGGAGATTTCCCTGAGCATCCTGATTACTTGTTTAATGACGTAGTAGACGAGAAACATCCTGATCCTACTGTCTCCGGAGGCGGAAGTGTCATTATTTCACCATTGGGACAGGTTCTCGCTGGACCAAACTATGAATCAGAGGGTCTACTCACAGCAGATCTTG ATCTTGGAGATATAGCAAGAGCCAAATTATACTTCGATGTGGTCGGACATTATGCAAAGCCGGATGTGTTTAACTTGACCGTCAATGAGCACCCAAAGAAACCGGTTACATTCATGACGAAGACGGAGAAAGCAGAAGATGACTCAAACAAATAG
- the LOC104780284 gene encoding F-box protein At3g44326-like: MLSSSSMVEQPSRIKSSGINAVSSDVLRSNILTRVDGASLAALSCTCIDLHSFSSEESLWKQQCSLTWPSTLDARIQSIISTFPAGHRTFFSDSFPFLEHNGVMINLPPTVECTTELVSAVDIFYKGEVIFSKVHVTETVSGWFLCSPMRVDLVEPKELISTRVSLAEQWEGDTWKSDLEKNLSLSWILIDPTRKRAADVSTRRPVSVERHWLTGEVHVKFSTVFVVGEKKKKSEEVEFTVTVVVAAFSRRGEEKAEVQIREVSLVAEDMEGKNLGGKNSLVILASAMGMERRRFRVGGEEEGKEKYKEFMERKTGKADMKWRREKETAMETAACWIAVLLLGFLLCFYLFIHKNIMAIMNKLMK; the protein is encoded by the coding sequence ATGCTTTCGTCTTCGTCGATGGTGGAGCAACCATCACGTATCAAAAGTTCGGGAATCAACGCCGTGTCCTCCGATGTTTTACGTTCTAACATCCTAACCCGTGTCGACGGTGCTTCACTCGCCGCCTTGAGCTGCACTTGCATTGACCTACACTCTTTCTCCTCGGAAGAATCCCTCTGGAAGCAACAATGTTCCCTCACGTGGCCTTCTACGTTAGACGCACGTATCCAAAGCATCATCTCAACGTTCCCCGCCGGTCACCGGACGTTTTTCTCCGATTCTTTTCCGTTTCTTGAACACAATGGTGTGATGATCAATCTCCCACCGACCGTTGAATGTACGACGGAGTTAGTCTCAGCCGTTGATATATTCTACAAAGGCGAAGTGATTTTCTCAAAGGTTCATGTGACAGAGACTGTCTCCGGTTGGTTCCTCTGCTCTCCTATGCGTGTTGATCTTGTCGAGCCCAAAGAACTGATATCGACCAGGGTTTCGCTGGCTGAACAATGGGAAGGTGACACGTGGAAAAGTGACTTGGAAAAGAATCTCTCCTTGAGTTGGATACTCATTGACCCGACCCGTAAACGCGCGGCGGATGTATCAACCCGAAGACCCGTCTCGGTGGAACGTCACTGGCTGACCGGAGAAGTCCACGTAAAATTCTCCACGGTCTTCGTCGTgggcgagaagaagaagaagtcggaGGAGGTCGAGTTCACGGTGACAGTGGTTGTGGCGGCGTTTAGTCGGAGGGGAGAGGAGAAGGCGGAGGTGCAGATAAGAGAGGTGAGCCTAGTAGCGGAGGACATGGAGGGAAAGAATTTAGGAGGGAAGAATAGTTTGGTAATCTTAGCATCGGCGATGGGAATGGAACGTCGGAGGTTTAGGGTGGGaggggaagaagaaggtaaagagAAGTATAAAGAATTCATGGAGAGGAAGACGGGGAAGGCGGATATGAAGTGGCGGCGAGAGAAGGAAACGGCTATGGAGACGGCGGCGTGCTGGATCGCCGTCCTCTTACTTGGTTtccttttgtgtttttatttgtttatacataaaaatattatggcCATTATGAACAAACTGATGAAATAG
- the LOC104780283 gene encoding nitrilase 3-like isoform X1: protein MSSTEEIVNNPTSVNGVVPSSTVKNTTPVDGVAPSSTVRATIVQSSTVYNDTPATLDKAEKYISEAASKGAKIVLFPEAFIGGYPRGFRFGLAVGVHNVDGRDEFRKYHASAIQVPGPEVEILAKLAGKHNVHLVMGAIEKDGYTLYCTALFFSPEGRFMGKHRKVMPTSLERCIWGQGDGSTIPVYDTPIGKLGAAICWENRMPLYRTALYAKGIEIYCAPTADYSLEWQASMIHIAVEGGCFVLSAHQFCKRGDFPEHPDYLFNDVVDEKHPDPTVSGGGSVIISPLGQVLAGPNYESEGLLTADLDLGDIARAKLYFDVVGHYAKPDVFNLTVNEHPKKPVTFMTKTEKAEDDSNK from the exons ATGTCTAGCACAGAAGAAATAGTCAACAACCCAACTTCGGTTAATGGCGTTGTCCCATCCTCCACGGTCAAAAACACAACTCCCGTTGATGGCGTTGCCCCATCGTCCACCGTCCGAGCTACCATCGTCCAATCCTCCACCGTCTATAACGACACCCCCGCCACTCTAG ACAAGGCGGAGAAGTATATTTCCGAGGCGGCGAGCAAGGGAGCCAAGATAGTATTGTTCCCGGAAGCTTTTATCGGAGGCTATCCTCGAGGGTTTAGGTTTGGTTTAGCGGTTGGAGTGCACAACGTTGATGGCCGTGATGAGTTCCGCAAGTACCATGCTTCTGCTATTCAAGTTCCTG GCCCTGAAGTAGAAATATTGGCTAAGTTGGCCGGGAAACACAATGTGCACTTGGTAATGGGGGCGATAGAGAAGGATGGGTATACACTCTATTGCACTGCCCTTTTCTTTAGTCCTGAAGGTCGCTTCATGGGTAAGCACCGTAAAGTCATGCCCACATCTTTGGAACGTTGCATCTGGGGTCAAGGGGACGGATCAACCATCCCCGTTTACGACACTCCTATTGGCAAACTCGGTGCTGCTATTTGCTGGGAAAATAGGATGCCCCTCTACAGAACTGCATTGTACGCCAAAG GGATTGAGATTTATTGTGCACCAACTGCTGATTATTCGTTGGAATGGCAAGCGTCGATGATTCACATTGCCGTCGAAGGTGGATGTTTCGTGTTGTCAGCGCATCAGTTCTGCAAGCGCGGAGATTTCCCTGAGCATCCTGATTACTTGTTTAATGACGTAGTAGACGAGAAACATCCTGATCCTACTGTCTCCGGAGGCGGAAGTGTCATTATTTCACCATTGGGACAGGTTCTCGCTGGACCAAACTATGAATCAGAGGGTCTACTCACAGCAGATCTTG ATCTTGGAGATATAGCAAGAGCCAAATTATACTTCGATGTGGTCGGACATTATGCAAAGCCGGATGTGTTTAACTTGACCGTCAATGAGCACCCAAAGAAACCGGTTACATTCATGACGAAGACGGAGAAAGCAGAAGATGACTCAAACAAATAG